Part of the Dethiobacter alkaliphilus AHT 1 genome, CATATATCGTTTACTGCTAATTCCTAGACTAAATTTATGATTAGCTATCGTTTTTGCTACTTGCATTTGAACTTCACTTTCTATTGGAATTTTTGCAAGCTCTGACTTAAAATTACCGGCCTCAATCATGCTATTCATAGTCTCTAACATTAGTGGAATATCCCTTACACGACCTTCTAATTGTATAACTTCAATTTTTTTGTATACAATGCCAAGAATTACTAGACGTTCTGCTAAAGAGTAGTCTCTATTTTGTAGAAGGCACAGACTAAACATTCGAATTTCCCAGAAAAACCTTTGTGGCTTGTTTAAAAATAAATGTCCTTGTGTATCAAAAGTACCGTGAATTTGGATAGTTTCCTCTGCATTTTCTTCTACTTGCTCAAAACTAATGCCTTCTAAACTTAGAATTCCTAGTCGCACAATTTCTGGGCAAGACGGAGTGGCACTTCTTTCAAACGCTCCATCTATTTTTTTAACATCTCTTGGGTAGAATGTGCACGTATTCGAGAGGTATTCTTCTCCTGCAAAGATGTAGATTTTACAAAGATTTTCTTTATTAAGAAAGGGGCACTTTCCGTTTCTATCCATCTTAATTTTTCCATAACAAGCATTGCTTTTATCGTTGTGTTTACGGTTTACCATTTTCTCTATAGTTAACCTTAGTTCTGGCTGATTCAGTTTTTTATATGCTAAGTACGTTTTTTTATCCAAATCCACTCTCCAACCAATGCAGCAACTATCTTCGCAGTCCGATCCAATACAATGGAAATTTTTCAAGTATTCTGGTTGTAATATGATTCTTTTTCTTTGTGTCATAGAAATATCTCCTTTTTCCATATCTGAAAAGGATCAGAGGTATAATTCCCCTGATCCTCTTAATGCTTTTCTATATTGCTAACTATGTTAAGACTTGAGAAGTTTATTTAATATCGGTACAGAATTATCCCAATAGTTGCAATACAGATTGAGGAGCCATATTAGCTTGAGCCAACATTGCTGTTGATGCTTGCTGAAGAATATTTGCTTTAGTAAAATCCATCATTTCTTTAGCCATGTCTACATCTCTAATTCTTGATTCTGCTGCTTGCAAATTCTCTGCAGCATTATCTAGGTTTTTAATAGTATGCTCTAATCTGTTCTGCCAAGCACCTAGCTTTGAACGCCCTGCAGACACATCAGTAATAGCTGTATTTACTAATTCTACAAAATCTTGTGCCTTATCTGAATCAGATACGTCAACAACTAATGAACTAATAACATCATCCAGTTTAATCCCTTTAATGGTTAAATCTAATTCCATTTCCTCCCCTTTATTAGCACCTACTAAAAGGTTTACTTTACCCGCCGTGCCTGCAGTTCCATCTAATACATTCTCAGTGTTAAATTGGGTATTATTGTTAATTCTCGTTAGTTCTAGTTTTAATTCATCCAGTTCATCTTTAATTGATGTTCTGTCTGCCGCAACGTTAGTGTCATTAGCTGCCTGAACGGATAGCTCCCTCATTCGCTGAAGAATTGCATGCGCTTCCTGCAAAGATCCTTCTGCAGTTTGAATCATTGATATACCGTCTTGTGCATTTCTAGAAGCCTGTTGCAAACCCCTGATTTGACCTCTCATTTTTTCTGAAATTGAAAGCCCAGCAGCGTCATCTCCAGCCCGGTT contains:
- a CDS encoding flagellin N-terminal helical domain-containing protein, with protein sequence MRINNNIMAMNTHRQLSINNNSGANSMEKLSSGFRINRAGDDAAGLSISEKMRGQIRGLQQASRNAQDGISMIQTAEGSLQEAHAILQRMRELSVQAANDTNVAADRTSIKDELDELKLELTRINNNTQFNTENVLDGTAGTAGKVNLLVGANKGEEMELDLTIKGIKLDDVISSLVVDVSDSDKAQDFVELVNTAITDVSAGRSKLGAWQNRLEHTIKNLDNAAENLQAAESRIRDVDMAKEMMDFTKANILQQASTAMLAQANMAPQSVLQLLG
- the fliB gene encoding flagellin lysine-N-methylase, which produces MTQRKRIILQPEYLKNFHCIGSDCEDSCCIGWRVDLDKKTYLAYKKLNQPELRLTIEKMVNRKHNDKSNACYGKIKMDRNGKCPFLNKENLCKIYIFAGEEYLSNTCTFYPRDVKKIDGAFERSATPSCPEIVRLGILSLEGISFEQVEENAEETIQIHGTFDTQGHLFLNKPQRFFWEIRMFSLCLLQNRDYSLAERLVILGIVYKKIEVIQLEGRVRDIPLMLETMNSMIEAGNFKSELAKIPIESEVQMQVAKTIANHKFSLGISSKRYMECLKETFQGIGFVETDDIEQVKDKYDRNYQEFLRPYLKEKEHILENYLVNEFFKEMMPFGSYQSIWDSYIFLCLLYAMIKFHMIGMAGYHKELNDELVIKIIQSFTKVVLHNNQYIQQIIKLLKDSGYDTLAYMSILVKN